In Macrobrachium rosenbergii isolate ZJJX-2024 chromosome 49, ASM4041242v1, whole genome shotgun sequence, the following are encoded in one genomic region:
- the LOC136832311 gene encoding uncharacterized protein gives MASSGPSFCPQALRNFRYYYSVTHWGKKVLFTIYNFSFLHGQHKTIREILTGNGVQLNKFPFNSQDVNNLTDKPPEDLDITLMHKICRALWEKGLNDPGGELKELVKKIKGERNVVSHEVAKMTDAELAGKLAAFQATLEETLRETKSVFSSYAAEIDHLEKEIQSAVPKLVRKIREKYDPSVPEDLQDFQKEIDEFGKELSEYIQQLSREELLSLYVRLCQISAFDWLAQFSITDPCNIMVCVKMEESQVFHWGRGAGGATTVDQNGILKVKDPSGNDPKVVIISGDAGSGKTTMLCSIAEKWHKNAGDMPELSSFQILLYMEFRNRSHDNFDDYLRNLLPRTVSLFQLKHIKSSVIESKCLVLCDGYDERNEKSAKLFQDILSLNSKNMKIVVTTRPGNTKRLTEIVNKEKHARINLQVLGLQKEDMKLLTETLIGHLVEDEDTRRKLEIDLLRKIDEMDSKIMVILQTPLFFNLFVLLYVECQDLSHELSSRASLYLQLKEHMTKRISNKTGISTESLEEFDALYRKWSLKHYIEKKYEWTEEDVKRFKSELRCPEVLDNFDAIMSSYFSIKPTTKLLEIGKVFCHRHRSEQEFAAAGTICDDIVASSRRQQGGNIFLEVLLSKGILKPEDLSPRTPDPFDDLGEILGTVEKRVIPEVRGMLAFVPGILHSTEKSVLYRIIEDIHDFYVKFNEVYELHATDDLLVPCAETRLDDKVLESLVSRFRKIYAYGTVYLNKMNDLFVLPSLLSKLRPSAITFLDVPRDLAELNKTLQVTNQLGIRSEFLVTMSRKRLQVIAGQVLHPVDYLGMDFSSDALDDPASLRPISLQSSAKELVMKYFLYSDDVDRVAQVVNRTVPPNRPEGTTRLTVFLPLSHNIGPLLQLLTVGPLRSITVVSETNFDMSEWEDLKRLCKEKGLGQLQIH, from the exons ATGGCATCGTCAGGGCCAAGTTTTTGTCCACAGGCACTTAGAAATTTCAGATATTACTATTCTGTGACGCACTGGGGAAAGAAGGTGTTGTTCacaatatacaatttttcttttctccacgGACAGCACAAAACAATCCGTGAGATTCTCACCGGTAACGGGGTGCAGCTCAACAAATTTCCTTTCAATTCCCAGGATGTCAACAACCTGACAGATAAACCCCCGGAGGATTTGGACATCACGTTGATGCATAAAATCTGCCGGGCTCTCTGGGAAAAAGGGTTGAATGACCCTGGTGGTGAACTTAaagaattagtgaaaaaaataaaaggtgagaGGAACGTTGTTAGCCATGAAGTGGCTAAGATGACAGATGCAGAATTAGCAGGCAAGCTCGCAGCCTTTCAAGCAACCCTCGAGGAAACTCTTCGCGAGACTAAATCTGTCTTTTCAAGTTACGCTGCGGAAATCGACCACCTTGAAAAGGAGATCCAAAGTGCCGTTCCAAAGTTGGTAAGAAAGATCCGTGAGAAATATGACCCCTCGGTCCCAGAGGATTTGCAAGACTTTCAGAAGGAAATAGACGAGTTTGGGAAGGAGCTTTCTGAATACATACAACAACTCTCGCGGGAGGAACTCCTGTCTCTTTATGTCAGGCTCTGTCAGATTTCAGCCTTCGACTGGCTAGCTCAGTTTAGCATCACGGATCCGTGTAACATCATGGTCTGtgtcaagatggaagaaagtcaAGTGTTTCACTGGGGTCGTGGAGCTGGTGGAGCTACCACCGTGGATCAAAATGGAATCCTGAAAGTTAAAGACCCATCGGGAAATGACCCCAAAGTTGTCATTATATCTGGCGATGCAGGTTCAGGAAAGACCACAATGCTCTGCTCCATCGCAGAGAAGTGGCACAAGAACGCAGGAGATATGCCAGAGCTCTCTTCCTTTCAAATCTTACTCTACATGGAATTCAGAAATCGTAGCCACGACAACTTTGATGACTACCTTCGCAACTTGCTTCCAAGAACTGTATCCCTGTTTCAGCTCAAGCACATAAAATCTTCAGTCATTGAGTCAAAGTGTCTAGTCTTATGTGATGGGTATgatgaaaggaatgagaaatCTGCAAAACTCTTTCAAGACATATTGTCTCTCAATTCTAAGAATATGAAGATTGTTGTCACTACACGGCCTGGGAACACTAAAAGACTGACAGAAATTGTGAACAAAGAAAAACATGCCAGAATCAACCTACAAGTCTTAGGCCTTCAGAAAGAGGATATGAAGTTGCTTACAGAAACGCTCATTGGCCATCTGGTGGAAGATGAGGACACCCGAAGGAAACTGGAAATAGATCTGCTtcgaaaaatagatgaaatggaCTCTAAAATTATGGTCATCCTGCAGACACCACtgtttttcaacctgtttgttcTTCTTTATGTTGAGTGTCAGGATTTGAGTCACGAACTGAGCAGCAGGGCATCTCTTTACCTACAGTTGAAGGAGCACATGACCAAGAGAATCTCCAACAAGACAGGAATCTCAACAGAATCACTGGAGGAATTTGACGCATTGTACAGAAAATGGTCTCTGAAACATTAtattgagaaaaaatatgaatggactGAGGAAGATGTCAAAAGATTTAAATCAGAGCTAAGATGTCCAGAGGTGCTTGATAACTTTGATGCCATCATGTCATCCTATTTCAGTATAAAACCTACTACCAAGCTTCTCGAGATTGGAAAAGTGTTCTGCCACAGGCACAGAAGTGAGCAGGAGTTTGCAGCTGCAGGCACCATCTGTGACGACATCGTTGCTTCAAGCAGACGGCAGCAAGGAGGCAACATCTTCCTCGAGGTGCTGTTGTCAAAGGGAATCCTAAAGCCAGAAGATCTGTCGCCAAGGACGCCGGATCCATTTGACGACCTGGGCGAAATACTAGGCACGGTTGAAAAACGTGTGATTCCGGAAGTGAGAGGAATGCTCGCCTTCGTACCAGGAATACTTCACAGTACTGAGAAAAGTGTGCTATACAGAATCATAGAAGACATTCATGATTTCTACGTAAAGTTCAATGAGGTCTATGAATTACACGCCACGGATGATCTTTTGGTGCCGTGTGCCGAAACGAGACTGGATGACAAGGTTCTGGAATCGCTCGTTTCACGGTTCAGAAAGATATATGCATATGGGacagtatacttaaataaaatgaatgatcttTTTGTCCTGCCGTCTTTACTGTCTAAACTGAGGCCCAGCGCAATTACATTTCTAGATGTACCAAGAGATCTGGCAGAGCTGAATAAAACACTGCAGGTTACCAATCAGCTCGGCATTCGTTCAGAGTTTCTCGTGACTATGTCGCGAAAGCGATTGCAAGTAATTGCAGGCCAGGTTTTGCATCCAGTGGATTACTTAG GTATGGACTTCTCCAGCGATGCGCTAGACGACCCGGCCAGCCTTCGTCCGATTTCTCTGCAGAGCTCTGCCAAGGAACTGGTGATGAAGTATTTTCTCTACAGCGACGACGTGGATCGCGTCGCCCAAGTCGTGAACAGGACAGTGCCTCCGAACCGCCCCGAAGGCACCACTCGACTGACAGTTTTCTTACCGCTAA GTCATAACATAGGACCCCTGCTCCAGCTGCTCACCGTTGGGCCTTTGAGGTCGATAACTGTTGTGTCAGAGACGAATTTCGACATGAGCGAATGGGAAGACCTGAAGAGACTCTGCAAGGAAAAAGGCCTCGGGCAATTACAGATTcattaa